A window of Punica granatum isolate Tunisia-2019 chromosome 8, ASM765513v2, whole genome shotgun sequence genomic DNA:
CTACTACTATCCCACTTGAAGGCATTACCATGTGGCCCATAGATCATCTCATACAGTATACTCCAATCCTTCTTAAGTGTCTTAATTCGAGATTCTATGTGAGGCCTGCCTTTCAAGCCACAGTTGGGCAACTTCTTGTTAAGCATTTTTTCGAGCTCCCGCAAGTAACCCGATTTGAATCCACAATCTCCATTAGGGTTGCAAAACTTATACAATTCCACCATGCACGAAACAAGTGCCTCATCCTCCCTAGGATTCCATTTCCTCTTGTTTCCTTTGGAGCCCTGCAGATCACCTGGTGAGGACGCAACTCCTGTTGAATCTTGATCTTCATTGGCCTGATTTGCAGGTACATTTTCTATTGCAGGTTCTCTCGAGTACATCAGAGTTAACTCCTCAAAATGCGGGAAAGATCTGAATCTATAAGGAGTGGCATCTTTGTGAGTCTGTCCAATAGCACGAAAAAGCAAACAGTCATTATCAGAAGCATCAGCGTAAAAGAAATCATTTGCATGGGTCTGATATACTTGCCGCTAAATAAGCATCCCAATCCGCATTCTTTGCAATCACCATGTGCCTCTTGTAATCCCACCTAAACCCACTGGAGTGTGGCCCATAGACTATGTCAAACACGATTCCCCACTCCTTTTTCAGCGTCTTGAGCCTTGATTCAATATGCGGCCGGGCTTTTATTCCAGCATTGGGCATTTTACGCTTAAGAAGTTTCTCGAGCTCTCTCAAGTAGCCAGATTTGAATCCTGACTCACCATTGTGCGTCCCAGAGTTGAACAAATCAACCATGCATGACACCAGTGCCTCGTCCTCCAAGGGAGTCCATTTCTTCTTGGCTCCCTTGGAGGCTTCTAGATCATCATGCGTGGATGTACCCACCATGGTGCTGCAAGGGGAACAATTAACAAAACTGAACGTCTGTAGAATGCTTCATTTCAATCCCGACAAAGATAATGTCTCAATGATTTCAACAATAGGGTCAACCTCTAGGACTCCATTATTCACATTACATAACAATATTTGTAGTATTCATTTCATTATTCGGCTGCAGTTAAGTTCAACTTCAGATGCAAACCTGTTCATTGATGCGTTGTGTTTTCAATACATTcccaagaaaaagaacattCTTTGGAGTCAATTCTTCAGACAGTGCAtcattttttctattatttctGTTGAGCATCGCACCTACTTGGTCTAAATAGTAACTGAGTCTAAAAGAAGACACGCAAATGATGATCCAATCTACTAAAATGGTGCAACTTTAATCACCAACATTAGCTTACTCATAAACAACACTTGCTCTATCATCaccacagagagagagagagagaaacaacGCTGTGCAACCCCAGATAATGAGCATTTCGGTAACAGAAACGCTCTGGGAATGGGCATAAACTCTCTTAAGTTCACTCCAGGAGCCTTTAACACAGTATTCAGGCCTCAATGACGAAGAAGCTGCCCAGGCTTACTCAGATTTCCGGTAAATTCATACAAGAAAAAAGGTCTCGAGAAACACTTTCCGGGAACTGCTTCTCTCATTGTACTAGATAAGAAAAACACCTCA
This region includes:
- the LOC116189196 gene encoding uncharacterized protein LOC116189196, with product MVGTSTHDDLEASKGAKKKWTPLEDEALVSCMVDLFNSGTHNGESGFKSGYLRELEKLLKRKMPNAGIKARPHIESRLKTLKKEWGIVFDIVYGPHSSGFRWDYKRHMVIAKNADWDAYLATHKDATPYRFRSFPHFEELTLMYSREPAIENVPANQANEDQDSTGVASSPGDLQGSKGNKRKWNPREDEALVSCMVELYKFCNPNGDCGFKSGYLRELEKMLNKKLPNCGLKGRPHIESRIKTLKKDWSILYEMIYGPHGNAFKWDSSRKIAAAEVSVWDTYLLSHKEAAAFRFKAFPHFEDLTLIYAKDRATGRHARAVKDILQEMDLGSARGENGKGNGPVNEIYEDGDLRDVTLDADAISRHEPAHEEEDFHDPVPCGNNLCGPKPINEFNRGEDPQNVLPNGDCITRPLVSTEGESTSSARKRKRTEQEENPVCEAGKSLTSSLLNEVRELRKEMGRYLGSDSMRQHITEFNDAMELVEGLTVDERLLASYKIVERPAQMFLFLSLKPELRLRWIRIFLANN